The genomic window AAGACCGAGGTGCTGGCCGAGGCCGAACGGATCGCTCGCGAGTTACCCCCCGAGCACGGCTTCGAGGGCACCGTCGCGCGCTACGCCGGTCTCTACGGCCCCGGCCGCTACCGCCTCGAGCGCTACCTCGAGGGGCCCGTCACGGAGGGCTACCTGAACATGGTTCACCGCGACGACGCCGCGGGGGCCGTCCGCTACCTGCTCGCGGAGGACCTCGCGCGCGGCGAGGTCGTCCAGGTGGTCGACGACGAACCGGCCCACAAGTGGGAGTTCGCGGACTGGCTGGCGGAGCGATGCGGCGTCGAGGAGCCACCGAAGCAGACGAAAGCCGACCGACTGGCGGACGACGACATCTCCGAGGCCGGCAAGCGGCGCATCCTGACGAGCAAGCGCTGTGCCAACGAGAAACTGCGCGAACTCGGCTACGAGTTCGCGTATCCGACCTACCGCGAGGGGTATCGGGACGCCATCGAAGCCTACCGAAACGGCGAGACCGGAATCTGAGCGGTCCGAGGGCGGTCGGACTGCCGCTTGCGAGACGCGAAGAGCGCTGCGCGAGTGCCCCCGATCGAGGGCGGTCCGACCGGGAACCGGACGGCAGGGACCGACCGAGAACTTGCGTCGAGACCGACCGATTCGGTCACTCGAGGGGGAAATTTCTTGTCGATTCGATTTAATGGTGACGTATGATCGTTCGGAACGGCTCGACCAGCGGCGCGTTCCGCCAGTCGGGCGCGGCGCTGGTCGGGCCGGTCCGCGAGTTCCTCGAGTCCCTCGAGCCGTTGATGCTCTCCCTGTTCGTGGTGGCGACCGTCGCGGTCGTCGTCGGCGGCTGGTGGGTCGTCCGCTGGTTCCGGCGGCCGCCGGGCGTTCGCTTCCAGCGCCTGCTGGAGGAGTACGACCACGTCGCGGTGGTGATGCACCCGAACCCGGACCCCGACGCCATGTCCTGTGCGATGGGGGTCGCCCGGATCGCCGAGAGCGTCGGTACCGAGGCGACGCTGCAGTACGCCGGCGAGATTCGCCACCAGGAGAACCGCGCGTTCCGGACCGTCCTCGATCTGGACCTCGAGGCCATCGAGTCGAGTTCGCAACTGGCCGCCGACGCGGTGGTCCTCGTCGACCACAACACGCCCCGCGGGTTCGCGGGCTCTCAGACCGTCGAACCGATCGCGGTCATCGACCAC from Haloterrigena sp. KLK7 includes these protein-coding regions:
- a CDS encoding SDR family oxidoreductase, encoding MNVAILGCGHVGLELGRQLTDRGHEAIGVRRSDEGIAAIEDAGFAAVQADVTDDADLEAVPDVDAVVFAASSGGRGAEAAREVYVEGLRTAVEHFDEREASPERLVYTSSTGVHGDHDGDWVDEETPIEPTTEKTEVLAEAERIARELPPEHGFEGTVARYAGLYGPGRYRLERYLEGPVTEGYLNMVHRDDAAGAVRYLLAEDLARGEVVQVVDDEPAHKWEFADWLAERCGVEEPPKQTKADRLADDDISEAGKRRILTSKRCANEKLRELGYEFAYPTYREGYRDAIEAYRNGETGI